A stretch of Cupriavidus necator DNA encodes these proteins:
- a CDS encoding SUMF1/EgtB/PvdO family nonheme iron enzyme translates to MSGFPMLPDLYFTGGKATWSDPRRLPREGLAQALVDARNRTLAWLAPFGQTRRAWDVPHQYDADPPLWTLGHVAWHAEWWCLRGVRQVDRGGVPVPVASEPSLLDGADEWFDPDRIGPDERWEVTLPDVAVVKRYAGHVLDGVLRRIALLADDSDLTLYPYRRALLHEDAQGEGVAALLQALGMAPAEAIGAGPVQPAGHGGTLHFPGGRFTLGWSDPDGFAWPDELPPQPTYVPAFEMDMAPVSNAQFLEFVEDGGYEHPAWWSAAGRQWLMTQERSAPRYWSRHPESRAWMVERFGTRRTLNPDEAVRHVTLYEAQAWCVWAGRRLPAESEWELAATQNRGLQWGTLREWTATPYEPYAGFAAAPSDSEVVGRFGTHQAVRGVSFASPARLRHVRARWARLPEDDLSFIGFRTCAP, encoded by the coding sequence ATGAGCGGCTTTCCCATGCTTCCCGATCTCTACTTCACCGGCGGCAAGGCGACCTGGTCCGACCCGCGCCGGCTGCCGCGCGAAGGGCTGGCGCAGGCGCTGGTCGATGCGCGCAACCGCACGCTGGCGTGGCTGGCACCGTTCGGGCAGACGCGCCGCGCCTGGGACGTGCCGCATCAGTACGATGCCGATCCGCCGTTGTGGACGCTCGGGCACGTGGCCTGGCATGCGGAGTGGTGGTGCCTGCGCGGCGTGCGCCAGGTGGACCGCGGCGGCGTGCCGGTGCCGGTGGCATCTGAGCCGTCGCTGCTGGACGGCGCCGACGAGTGGTTCGACCCGGACCGCATCGGCCCCGACGAGCGCTGGGAGGTCACGCTGCCCGACGTCGCGGTGGTCAAGCGCTACGCCGGCCACGTGCTCGACGGCGTGCTGCGCCGGATTGCGCTGCTGGCCGACGACAGCGACCTGACCCTGTACCCGTACCGCCGCGCGCTGCTGCATGAAGATGCCCAGGGCGAAGGCGTGGCCGCGCTGTTGCAGGCGCTGGGCATGGCTCCCGCGGAGGCCATCGGCGCCGGTCCGGTGCAGCCTGCGGGGCATGGCGGCACCCTGCATTTCCCGGGCGGTCGCTTCACGCTCGGCTGGAGCGATCCCGACGGCTTTGCCTGGCCCGATGAGCTGCCGCCGCAGCCCACCTACGTGCCCGCGTTTGAAATGGACATGGCGCCGGTCAGCAACGCGCAGTTTCTCGAGTTCGTCGAGGACGGCGGCTACGAGCACCCGGCGTGGTGGTCGGCAGCGGGGCGCCAGTGGCTGATGACGCAGGAACGCTCGGCGCCGCGCTACTGGTCGCGCCATCCGGAATCGCGCGCCTGGATGGTGGAGCGCTTCGGAACGCGGCGCACGCTCAATCCGGATGAGGCGGTGCGCCATGTCACGCTGTACGAGGCGCAAGCATGGTGCGTGTGGGCGGGGCGGCGCCTGCCGGCGGAATCGGAATGGGAGCTTGCCGCGACGCAGAACCGCGGCCTGCAGTGGGGGACGCTGCGTGAGTGGACTGCCACGCCCTATGAGCCGTACGCCGGGTTTGCCGCCGCGCCGTCAGACAGCGAGGTGGTGGGGCGCTTCGGCACGCACCAGGCGGTGCGCGGTGTGTCGTTCGCCAGCCCCGCGCGGCTGCGCCATGTGCGGGCAAGGTGGGCGCGGTTGCCGGAGGACGACCTGTCCTTCATCGGCTTTCGCACCTGCGCGCCGTAG
- a CDS encoding DEAD/DEAH box helicase, with amino-acid sequence MTQHDIRAEQAIASATDASITSDAAQSPLDKLDALLNPSPAVEEAPAVESGFATLGLDAAILRALSELNYNTPTPVQAQAIPAFLAGRDLLVSSQTGSGKTAAFMLPAIQRISEMPAPQRATEPAKRMKGKRPRPSPAQPALLVLTPTRELALQVTEAAAKYGRNLRRIVCASILGGMPYPKQLAALAKMPDILVATPGRLLDHIDAGRIDLSALQMLVFDEADRMLDMGFADDIDAIVNATPATRQTLMFSATLDARIAQLASRQLRDPQRIEIAAARADQSHIEQRLHFTDDMSHKERLLDHLLRDATLKQAIVFTATKRDADSLAERLSDTGFSAGALHGDMTQGARNRTLTALRRGNLRVLVATDVAARGIDVPDITHVVNFDLPKQAEDYVHRIGRTGRAGRSGTAINLVNHNDMFQWKRIERFTNQRIDASVIEGLEPRRSPKPRSNFGGKPGGGRGDFRGNGGGYRGGERSFGDRKFGGGESRTGFGERKFSGESRGFGNRPEGARPFGDDNRGGFGNREGGYRGQGQGGQGAGYRGANDGARGFGNREGGRSFGDDNRGGFGNRDGAAPRSFGDNNRGGFGDRTGGGYRGNTGGNGDGRSFGNRDGNRDGNRSFGGNGSGNRNSRSRYER; translated from the coding sequence ATGACCCAGCACGACATTCGTGCGGAGCAAGCTATTGCCTCCGCGACCGACGCTTCGATCACTTCCGACGCTGCCCAGAGCCCGCTCGACAAGCTCGACGCCCTGCTCAACCCCAGCCCGGCAGTTGAAGAAGCCCCGGCCGTGGAAAGCGGTTTCGCCACGCTTGGCCTCGATGCGGCCATCCTGCGCGCCCTCTCCGAACTGAACTACAACACGCCCACGCCGGTGCAGGCCCAGGCCATCCCGGCCTTCCTGGCCGGCCGCGACCTGCTGGTCTCGAGCCAGACCGGCTCGGGCAAGACCGCCGCGTTCATGCTGCCCGCGATCCAGCGCATCAGCGAAATGCCGGCGCCGCAGCGCGCGACCGAGCCCGCCAAGCGCATGAAGGGCAAGCGCCCCCGCCCGTCGCCGGCGCAGCCCGCACTGCTGGTGCTGACCCCGACGCGCGAACTGGCCCTGCAGGTGACCGAGGCCGCCGCCAAGTACGGCCGCAACCTGCGCCGCATCGTCTGCGCCAGCATCCTGGGCGGCATGCCCTACCCCAAGCAGCTGGCCGCGCTGGCCAAGATGCCTGACATCCTGGTGGCCACGCCGGGCCGCCTGCTCGACCATATCGACGCCGGCCGCATCGACCTGTCGGCCCTGCAGATGCTGGTGTTCGACGAAGCCGACCGCATGCTCGACATGGGCTTTGCCGACGACATCGACGCCATCGTCAATGCCACCCCGGCCACGCGCCAGACGCTGATGTTCTCGGCCACGCTGGATGCGCGCATTGCCCAGCTGGCCTCGCGCCAGCTGCGCGACCCGCAGCGCATCGAGATCGCCGCGGCCCGCGCCGACCAGAGCCATATCGAGCAGCGCCTGCACTTCACCGACGACATGTCGCACAAGGAACGCCTGCTGGACCACCTGCTGCGCGACGCGACGCTCAAGCAAGCCATCGTCTTCACCGCGACCAAGCGCGATGCCGATTCGCTGGCCGAGCGCCTGTCCGACACCGGCTTTTCGGCCGGCGCGCTGCACGGCGACATGACCCAGGGCGCGCGCAACCGCACCCTGACCGCGCTGCGCCGCGGCAACCTGCGCGTGCTGGTGGCCACCGACGTGGCCGCGCGCGGCATCGACGTGCCCGATATCACCCACGTGGTGAACTTCGACCTGCCCAAGCAGGCCGAGGACTACGTGCACCGCATCGGCCGTACCGGCCGCGCGGGCCGCTCGGGCACCGCCATCAACCTGGTGAACCACAACGACATGTTCCAGTGGAAGCGCATCGAGCGCTTCACCAACCAGCGCATCGACGCTTCGGTGATCGAAGGCCTGGAGCCGCGCCGTTCGCCCAAGCCGCGTTCCAACTTCGGCGGCAAGCCGGGTGGCGGCCGTGGTGACTTCCGCGGCAATGGCGGCGGCTACCGTGGCGGCGAACGCAGCTTCGGCGACCGCAAGTTCGGCGGCGGCGAAAGCCGCACCGGCTTCGGCGAGCGCAAGTTCAGCGGCGAGAGCCGCGGCTTCGGCAACCGCCCGGAAGGCGCACGCCCGTTCGGTGACGACAACCGCGGCGGCTTCGGCAATCGTGAAGGCGGCTACCGTGGCCAGGGCCAGGGCGGCCAGGGCGCCGGCTACCGCGGCGCCAACGACGGTGCGCGTGGCTTCGGCAACCGCGAAGGTGGCCGCAGCTTCGGCGACGACAACCGCGGTGGTTTCGGCAACCGCGACGGCGCCGCCCCCCGCAGCTTTGGCGACAACAACCGTGGTGGCTTCGGCGACCGCACTGGCGGCGGCTATCGTGGCAACACCGGTGGCAACGGCGACGGCCGCAGCTTCGGCAACCGCGACGGCAACCGTGACGGCAATCGCAGTTTCGGCGGCAATGGCAGCGGCAACCGCAACAGCCGTTCGCGCTACGAGCGTTGA
- a CDS encoding serine/threonine protein kinase has translation MSGHPVASLKELIRKFQNGGLSDDEFVASFETALAQDPTTPSQAARVVIEENTRFPFPPAVYAEVMRRIERRGATQYDGATEATRLAGTQTGSLYATSPEPGTLPQAAHTKGVGDTLNGRFVLEECLGVGGMGTVYKALDLRKLEASDRKPYIAIKVLNLQFSGHPKSLMALQREARKAQTLAHRNIVTVYDFDRDGPVVFLTMEYLSGSSLNHVLKAPGFTGMPMARAMSIINGMGNALAYAHERGFVHCDFKPANVFLTANGEVKVIDFGIARGFLPPADESDRTVFDPGSLGGMTPAYASPEMFDHCEPDPRDDIFALACVTYELLTGKHPYQRLSANQARDAGLKPAQPPQLSRTQWKTLREALSLDRETRTPTVARFLHGMSAVPVVSTRRPSPLMAGGALAVLAGVSAIGYYAWHSQRQAEAPAGDARVEAPATPVPAAPVIPPAPAARPAVLSMADVTKMLAAVPCSLLTATQQAQTLRVRGFLAESVGAVRLREQLSALPGVKELKGVSIDTQPLAADKCDVATLIAPYWSGHREGGTASSLRLRGQGTQLTEGSPLVLDLRTPARDSYVYVDYFAADGKVAHMVPSARVPAHQAPPSHGATVGDGGDWIISGPFGTELVVLLTTPAPLFDGRRAEVELHKDYLKALEKPLAQMARTYGRDRISADLVQISTRAR, from the coding sequence ATGTCGGGGCATCCGGTGGCCAGTCTCAAAGAACTGATCCGCAAGTTCCAGAACGGCGGTCTCTCCGACGACGAGTTTGTTGCGTCGTTCGAAACGGCGCTGGCGCAGGATCCCACCACGCCCAGCCAGGCCGCGCGCGTGGTCATCGAGGAAAACACGCGCTTCCCGTTCCCGCCCGCGGTCTATGCCGAAGTCATGCGGCGCATCGAGCGCCGCGGCGCCACGCAGTACGACGGCGCCACCGAGGCCACGCGCCTGGCCGGCACGCAGACGGGCTCGCTGTATGCGACCTCGCCCGAGCCGGGCACGCTGCCGCAGGCGGCGCATACCAAGGGCGTGGGCGATACGCTGAACGGCCGCTTCGTGCTGGAAGAATGCCTGGGCGTGGGCGGCATGGGCACGGTCTACAAGGCGCTCGACCTGCGCAAGCTGGAAGCCTCGGACCGCAAGCCCTATATCGCCATCAAGGTGCTGAACCTGCAGTTCAGCGGGCACCCCAAGTCGCTGATGGCGCTGCAGCGCGAGGCGCGCAAGGCGCAGACGCTGGCGCACCGGAATATCGTCACCGTCTATGACTTCGACCGCGACGGGCCGGTGGTCTTCCTGACCATGGAATACCTGTCAGGCTCTTCGCTCAACCATGTGCTCAAGGCCCCGGGCTTCACCGGCATGCCGATGGCGCGCGCCATGTCGATCATCAACGGCATGGGCAATGCGCTGGCATACGCGCACGAGCGCGGCTTCGTGCACTGCGACTTCAAGCCCGCCAACGTCTTCCTGACCGCCAACGGCGAGGTCAAGGTGATCGACTTCGGCATCGCGCGCGGCTTCCTGCCGCCGGCCGACGAGTCCGACCGGACCGTGTTCGATCCCGGCTCGCTGGGTGGCATGACGCCAGCCTACGCCAGCCCGGAGATGTTCGACCATTGCGAGCCCGACCCGCGCGACGACATCTTTGCGCTGGCCTGCGTGACCTATGAACTGCTGACCGGCAAGCATCCCTACCAGCGGCTCTCGGCCAACCAGGCGCGCGATGCCGGGCTCAAGCCGGCGCAGCCGCCGCAGTTGAGCCGCACGCAGTGGAAGACCCTGCGCGAGGCGCTGTCGCTCGACCGCGAGACACGCACGCCCACCGTCGCGCGCTTCCTGCATGGCATGAGCGCGGTGCCGGTGGTGTCCACGCGGCGCCCCTCGCCGCTGATGGCAGGCGGCGCGCTGGCCGTGCTGGCGGGCGTGTCGGCGATCGGCTACTACGCCTGGCATTCGCAGCGCCAGGCCGAAGCACCGGCTGGCGATGCGCGCGTCGAGGCCCCGGCTACACCGGTGCCCGCAGCGCCGGTCATCCCGCCCGCACCGGCTGCCCGCCCGGCGGTGCTGTCGATGGCCGACGTCACGAAGATGCTGGCCGCGGTGCCGTGCTCGCTGCTCACCGCCACCCAGCAGGCGCAGACGTTGCGTGTGCGTGGCTTCCTGGCCGAGAGCGTCGGCGCCGTGCGGCTGCGCGAGCAGCTCAGCGCGTTGCCGGGCGTCAAGGAGCTCAAGGGCGTGTCGATCGACACCCAGCCGCTGGCCGCCGACAAGTGCGACGTGGCCACCCTGATCGCGCCGTACTGGTCGGGCCACCGCGAAGGGGGCACGGCTTCGTCGCTGCGGCTGCGCGGCCAGGGCACGCAGCTGACCGAAGGGTCACCGCTGGTGCTGGATCTGCGCACGCCGGCGCGCGACTCCTATGTCTATGTCGATTACTTCGCGGCCGACGGCAAGGTGGCGCACATGGTGCCGAGCGCGCGCGTGCCCGCCCACCAGGCGCCGCCCAGCCATGGCGCCACGGTTGGCGACGGTGGCGACTGGATCATCTCCGGGCCGTTCGGCACCGAGCTGGTGGTGTTGCTGACCACGCCCGCGCCGCTGTTCGATGGCCGGCGCGCCGAGGTCGAGCTGCACAAGGACTACCTGAAGGCACTGGAAAAGCCGCTGGCGCAGATGGCGCGCACCTATGGCCGGGACCGCATCAGCGCGGACCTGGTGCAGATCTCCACGCGCGCGCGCTGA
- a CDS encoding formylglycine-generating enzyme family protein yields the protein MWRNLPVVRTAAMAAMLAAAPLPAQAAAAAAGPAATEPLLLAGIMPKNTEEQYELSFWESIKNSNYAGDYEAYLKQYPNGRFAVLARARLERLAASASAPKAQAPAPPPRSGTSAGGQVTRPPAPAAAARPASPPAASPAAPPAAPPATASLRPGAAAGGAVSATLRTGEIRDCPACPVLVPLPAGSFTMGSSASDPAEKPPHHVTIGQPFAIGRYEVTVEQWNACADAGGCQRVPTVADSAKNAPVRDVSWDDAQQYVAWLSKTTGKSYRLPTEAEWEYAARGGTASAYWWGDQMRKGNANCKDCGDPWSQDAPAAVGTFAANPYGLHDVNGSVWEWVADCWHSSYKGAPADGRVWNENACGARVIRGGSWREGANYMVSSTRFKYSPSVRQSQNGFRVARDMK from the coding sequence ATGTGGCGCAATCTACCAGTCGTACGCACGGCCGCCATGGCCGCCATGCTCGCCGCCGCGCCGCTGCCCGCGCAGGCGGCCGCCGCTGCCGCCGGCCCCGCGGCCACGGAACCGCTGCTGCTCGCCGGCATCATGCCCAAGAACACCGAGGAGCAGTACGAGCTGAGCTTCTGGGAATCGATCAAGAACAGCAATTATGCCGGCGACTACGAGGCCTACCTGAAGCAGTACCCCAACGGACGCTTCGCGGTGCTGGCCAGGGCGCGCCTGGAGCGGCTGGCGGCGTCCGCCTCCGCACCCAAGGCCCAGGCGCCCGCACCGCCGCCCCGCTCCGGCACCTCTGCCGGGGGCCAGGTCACGCGGCCGCCGGCACCGGCCGCGGCAGCGCGTCCGGCATCGCCGCCCGCTGCGTCACCTGCTGCGCCACCTGCTGCGCCACCGGCAACGGCATCGCTGCGCCCGGGCGCGGCGGCGGGCGGCGCGGTCAGCGCCACATTGCGCACCGGCGAGATCCGCGATTGCCCGGCCTGCCCGGTGCTGGTCCCCCTGCCGGCGGGCAGCTTCACCATGGGCAGCAGTGCCAGCGATCCCGCCGAGAAGCCCCCGCACCACGTCACCATCGGCCAGCCGTTTGCCATCGGCCGCTATGAGGTCACGGTCGAGCAATGGAATGCCTGCGCCGACGCCGGCGGCTGCCAGCGCGTCCCCACCGTCGCCGACAGCGCGAAGAACGCGCCGGTGCGCGACGTCAGCTGGGACGACGCGCAGCAGTACGTGGCCTGGCTCAGCAAGACCACCGGCAAGTCCTACCGGCTGCCCACCGAGGCCGAATGGGAATACGCAGCGCGCGGCGGCACCGCCAGTGCCTACTGGTGGGGCGACCAGATGCGCAAGGGCAATGCCAACTGCAAGGACTGCGGCGACCCATGGAGCCAGGATGCGCCGGCCGCGGTCGGGACATTCGCGGCCAACCCGTACGGCCTGCACGACGTCAACGGCAGCGTGTGGGAATGGGTGGCCGATTGCTGGCACAGCTCATACAAGGGCGCGCCCGCCGACGGGCGCGTATGGAACGAGAACGCCTGCGGCGCACGCGTGATCCGCGGCGGCTCCTGGCGCGAGGGGGCGAACTACATGGTGTCGTCCACGCGCTTCAAGTACAGCCCCAGCGTGCGGCAGTCGCAGAACGGCTTTCGCGTGGCGCGCGACATGAAGTAG
- a CDS encoding DUF4399 domain-containing protein: protein MSRRFLFRLLAVAALAAAPSLSLSTAAPPNAEAYIIWPHDGTVISGGKFWVRMGLRNMGVCPKGVESPRCGHHHLLVDTELPPLDKEIPSDKNHLHFGAGETDARIELPPGKHTLQLLMGDAKHVPFEPPIYSKKITITVK from the coding sequence ATGTCCAGACGATTCCTGTTCCGCCTGCTGGCGGTTGCCGCCCTCGCCGCGGCCCCGTCGCTGTCGCTGTCGACGGCAGCCCCGCCCAATGCCGAGGCCTACATCATCTGGCCGCACGATGGCACGGTCATCAGCGGCGGCAAGTTCTGGGTGCGCATGGGCCTGCGCAATATGGGCGTGTGCCCCAAGGGCGTCGAGTCGCCGCGCTGCGGGCACCACCACCTGCTGGTCGACACCGAGCTGCCGCCGCTGGACAAGGAAATCCCTTCGGACAAGAACCACCTGCACTTCGGCGCGGGCGAGACCGACGCGCGCATTGAGTTGCCGCCCGGCAAGCACACGCTGCAATTGCTGATGGGCGATGCCAAGCACGTGCCGTTCGAGCCGCCGATCTATTCGAAGAAGATCACGATCACGGTGAAATAG
- a CDS encoding DUF4399 domain-containing protein, with amino-acid sequence MSRLLAAAVFAASLLLSAVVQGGSTPAPPNAYLYIGWPNDGQTMPAGKPFKVWFGLRNMGVAPKDVKYPNTGHHHLLVDVDLPPMDKEIPNDRNHLHFGAGETETMIELPPGKHTLQLLMGDDKHIPTNPPVYSKRITIYVK; translated from the coding sequence ATGTCCAGACTACTTGCCGCGGCTGTCTTTGCCGCCAGCCTGCTGCTGTCAGCGGTGGTGCAGGGTGGTTCGACGCCGGCGCCGCCCAACGCCTACCTGTATATCGGCTGGCCCAACGACGGGCAGACGATGCCCGCGGGCAAGCCATTCAAGGTCTGGTTCGGGTTGCGCAATATGGGGGTGGCGCCAAAGGACGTGAAGTATCCCAATACTGGGCACCATCACCTGCTTGTCGATGTGGACCTGCCGCCGATGGACAAGGAGATCCCCAATGACCGCAATCACCTGCATTTCGGGGCGGGGGAGACCGAGACCATGATCGAGCTGCCGCCCGGCAAGCATACGCTGCAGCTGCTGATGGGGGATGACAAGCACATTCCCACCAACCCGCCGGTTTATTCGAAGAGGATCACGATCTACGTGAAGTGA